The proteins below are encoded in one region of Hordeum vulgare subsp. vulgare chromosome 3H, MorexV3_pseudomolecules_assembly, whole genome shotgun sequence:
- the LOC123441990 gene encoding putative UDP-glucuronate:xylan alpha-glucuronosyltransferase 3, whose protein sequence is MAEVNTSEAEDQKVQVTKDVHATMNQEALIGANSPDNSTEDIGPSKGGREGLNSPELPPTSSELPLVSPVSERATVEGSTVMEEILANSSIADEHRTLMGVVLRSIQSVNSGLNEAFTDLLTGFKASSSAANASALEIAELNRKLQVSDEDLDRLNGRFDEKQAAQDKELEKLRAKVERAKREAISHNVTAEQAIAELDALKAVRKQYEVRVMEVQQELEEVSLKCEAFEQKSKDQAAEQTKLSAEIQLERVERRFFEEEVRQVKLMATDTVGTKKGMQEPSDRKEKMAAHAPLSPEARSRAAILPLLRILEDHGVDARKSRPAATSSKAGRKKKVLLLTVVVSIAFLCALLKTRTLSGRILLHNPPAPTISIPRPPYAAHRRVRWDSVTASLVAAQAGSVALLNFSPAEVKRWRKLRPLHTTVRAVRLQAVDRAVTWAALYPEWIDEDGNGTSSGRCPSLPEPEDQGGRRFDLVAVNLPCRSRNDSGSWSRDVDRLHLQLSAAKLAVSVHSSHVLLVSDCLPLPNLFPCKHLLHRHGHARLYRAHAAYLRPRTRLPVGSCDLALRLPTSPTKPLTVLRRRREAYATVLHSSDAYVCGAIAVAQSIRQSGSTRDLVALVDYGSIGADQRAGLTAAGWQVRAMDGRIRNPHAVPGTYNEWNYSKLRLWQQLTDYRRIVFVDADQLVLRNIDFLFDAPEVSATGNSRTLFNSGVMVLEPCNCTFDMLMARVRDVRSYNGGDQGFFNEIFTWWHRLPRTVNVLKYYHQQGHAGPAASAPPSPEPYLLHYLGIKPWLCFRDYDCNWNVPSLRQFANDEAHARWWTVHDRIAPRELATKFCAIPGRQRSALEYDRRQAEMDNATDMHWSRPITDPRNTQQLLLSMPPTA, encoded by the exons ATGGCCGAGGTGAATACCTCGGAAGCCGAGGACCAGAAGGTCCAGGTTACGAAAGATGTGCACGCCACAATGAACCAGGAGGCTCTAATTGGAGCCAACTCCCCGGACAACAGTACTGAGGATATCGGCCcttcaaaaggtggaagggagggTCTGAATTCACCCGAGCTCCCTCCAACGTCCTCGGAGCTACCCTTGGTGTCGCCCGTGTCAGAACGGGCCACGGTCGAAGGATCGACAGTGATGGAGGAGATCCTAGCCAACTCTTCCATTGCCGATGAGCACCGCACCTTAATGGGTGTGGTCTTGCGGAGCATTCAGTCTGTTAACAGCGGACTAAATGAAGCCTTTACCGACTTATTGACGGGCTTTAAG GCCTCGTCATCGGCTGCCAATGCTAGCGCATTGGAAATAGCCGAACTCAATCGAAAACTTCAAGTTTCTGATGAAGATCTTGACCGCCTCAACGGTCGGTTTGACGAGAAGCAGG CAGCTCAAGACAAAGAGCTAGAGAAGCTCCGAGCGAAGGTGGAGAGGGCTAAACGAGAGGCCATTTCACACAATGTAACGGCTGAACAAGCAATCGCCGAGCTGGACGCCCTTAAGGCGGTGAGAAAGCAATATGAGGTAAGGGTGATGGAGGTCCAGcaggagctggaggaggtgagcttGAAGTGCGAGGCCTTTGAGCAAAAATCCAAAGATCAAGCGGCCGAGCAAACCAAGCTATCCGCCGAGATCCAATTAGAGCGTGTAGAGCGGCGGTTCTTTGAAGAAGAAGTGCGGCAGGTCAAGCTTATGGCAAccg ATACTGTGGGAACTAAGAAGGGCATGCAGGAGCCGAGTGATCGAAAAGAAAAGATGGCTGCTCATGCCCCCTTGTCTCCAGAGGCGCGCAGCCGTGCTGCCATCCTGCCGCTGCTGCGTATACT AGAAGATCATGGTGTAGATGCGAGGAAGAGCAGGCCGGCGGCGACCTCCTCCAAGGCCGGCAGGAAGAAGAAGGTGCTGCTGCTCACCGTGGTAGTGTCCATCGCGTTCTTGTGCGCCCTCCTCAAGACCAGAACCCTCTCCGGCCGGATACTGCTCCACAATCCTCCAGCTCCTACTATCAGTATCCCTCGCCCCCCCTACGCCGCTCACCGGCGCGTTCGGTGGGACAGCGTCACCGCCTCCCTGGTGGCAGCGCAGGCGGGTTCGGTGGCGCTGCTCAACTTCAGCCCGGCGGAGGTGAAGCGGTGGAGGAAGCTGCGGCCACTCCACACGACAGTCCGAGCAGTGCGGTTGCAGGCCGTGGACAGAGCCGTCACCTGGGCCGCCCTCTACCCGGAGTGGATCGACGAGGACGGTAACGGCACCAGCAGCGGCAGGTGCCCCTCACTCCCAGAACCCGAAGATCAAGGAGGTCGGCGCTTCGACCTCGTCGCCGTCAACCTCCCGTGCCGCAGCCGTAACGATAGCGGCAGCTGGTCCAGGGACGTGGACAGGCTCCATCTCCAGCTCTCCGCCGCCAAGCTCGCCGTCTCCGTCCACTCGTCACACGTCCTCCTCGTCTCTGACTGCCTCCCACTCCCCAACCTCTTCCCATGCAAGCACCTCCTCCACCGACACGGCCACGCCCGGCTCTACAGGGCTCACGCTGCCTACCTCCGCCCGCGCACCCGCCTCCCCGTCGGCTCATGCGACCTCGCCCTACGTCTTCCGACGAGTCCTACGAAGCCGCTTACGGTGCTcaggcggcggcgggaggcgtACGCGACGGTGCTGCACTCGTCGGACGCCTACGTGTGCGGTGCCATCGCGGTGGCGCAGAGCATCCGGCAGTCGGGCTCCACTAGGGACCTGGTGGCGCTGGTGGACTACGGCAGCATCGGAGCCGATCAGCGAGCCGGCCTGACGGCAGCGGGGTGGCAGGTGCGCGCCATGGACGGCCGCATCCGCAACCCGCACGCCGTGCCTGGCACGTACAACGAGTGGAACTACAGCAAGCTCCGCCTCTGGCAGCAACTCACCGACTACCGCAGGATCGTGTTCGTCGACGCCGACCAGCTCGTGCTGCGCAACATCGACTTCCTCTTCGACGCCCCGGAGGTGAGCGCCACCGGGAACAGCCGGACGCTCTTCAACTCCGGCGTCATGGTGCTGGAGCCCTGCAACTGCACGTTCGACATGCTCATGGCGCGCGTCCGCGACGTCCGGTCATACAACGGCGGCGACCAGGGGTTCTTCAACGAGATCTTTACATGGTGGCACCGCCTGCCGCGCACCGTCAACGTCCTAAAGTACTACCACCAACAGGGCCATGCTGGTCCTGCAGCCTCGGCGCCGCCGTCGCCGGAGCCGTACCTGCTGCACTACCTGGGCATCAAGCCGTGGCTGTGCTTCCGCGACTACGACTGCAACTGGAACGTGCCGTCGCTGCGCCAGTTCGCCAACGACGAGGCGCACGCGCGGTGGTGGACGGTGCACGACCGGATAGCGCCGAGGGAGCTCGCCACCAAATTCTGCGCGATTCCGGGGAGGCAGAGGTCGGCTCTGGAGTATGACCGGAGGCAGGCGGAGATGGACAACGCCACAGACATGCACTGGAGCCGTCCGATCACTGACCCAAGGAACACCCAACAACTCTTGTTGTCAATGCCACCTACCGCTTGA